A section of the Oncorhynchus gorbuscha isolate QuinsamMale2020 ecotype Even-year linkage group LG06, OgorEven_v1.0, whole genome shotgun sequence genome encodes:
- the eef1db gene encoding eukaryotic translation elongation factor 1 delta b (guanine nucleotide exchange protein) isoform X4: MSSAVDYFVQEKIWFDKPRYDDAERHFYERINSTSHPAQELGANTILQDIARARENIQKSLAGSAANGAGDQGELITRIKSLELENNSLNQVVDDLRLALSKLECRVAVLEKSPSPAAAPVSAAPCTNGTSVQQQKTSPPVEDEDDDDDMDLFGSDEEEDAEAERLKEQRLKEYAEKKAKKPTLIAKSSILLDVKPWDDETDMAKLEECVRSVVADGLLWGQSKLVPVGYGIRKLQIQCVVEDDKVGTDLLEEEITKFEDFVQSVDVAAFNKI, from the exons ATGAGTTCAGCAGTAGACTACTTTGTCCAGGAGAAGATCTGGTTTGATAAGCCTCGCTATGATGATGCGGAGAGACACTTCTACGAACGCATTAACAGCACCTCACACCCAGCACAG GAGCTGGGAGCCAACACCATCCTGCAGGACATAGCCCGGGCCAGAGAGAACATCCAGAAGTCCCTAGCAGGA agtgcAGCTAATGGGGCAGGAGATCAAGGCGAACTCATCACACGGATTAAGAGCCTGGAGCTAGAGAACAACAGTCTGaaccaag tggTGGACGACCTGCGGTTGGCTCTGTCTAAATTGGAGTGTCGGGTAGCGGTGCTGGAGAAATCACCGTCGCCAGCTGCAGCCCCAGTCTCTGCAGCCCCCTGTACAAAT GGAACCTCTGTCCAGCAGCAGAAGACCAGCCCCCCAGTggaggatgaagatgatgatgatgatatggacTTGTTCGGCAGCGATGAAGAGGAGGATGCAGAGGCTGAGCGACTCAAAGAGCAGAGGCTGAAAGAGTATGCAGAGAAGAAGGCAAAGAAACCCACCCTCATCGCAAAGTCCTCCATCCTATTGGACGTCAAGCCT TGGGATGATGAGACAGACATGGCTAAGCTGGAGGAATGTGTGAGGTCTGTTGTTGCTGACGGTCTACTTTGGGGTCAATCTAAGCTTGTTCCTGTGGGTTATGGTATCCGGAAGCTACAGATCCAGTGTGTTGTCGAGGACGACAAGGTCGGGACAGACCTGCTAGAGGAGGAGATTACAAAGTTCGAGGACTTT GTCCAGAGTGTTGACGTAGCAGCCTTCAACAAGATCTGA
- the eef1db gene encoding eukaryotic translation elongation factor 1 delta b (guanine nucleotide exchange protein) isoform X3: MSSAVDYFVQEKIWFDKPRYDDAERHFYERINSTSHPAQELGANTILQDIARARENIQKSLAGLKNSLLPSRGFDQPQNPHPSAANGAGDQGELITRIKSLELENNSLNQVVDDLRLALSKLECRVAVLEKSPSPAAAPVSAAPCTNGTSVQQQKTSPPVEDEDDDDDMDLFGSDEEEDAEAERLKEQRLKEYAEKKAKKPTLIAKSSILLDVKPWDDETDMAKLEECVRSVVADGLLWGQSKLVPVGYGIRKLQIQCVVEDDKVGTDLLEEEITKFEDFVQSVDVAAFNKI; this comes from the exons ATGAGTTCAGCAGTAGACTACTTTGTCCAGGAGAAGATCTGGTTTGATAAGCCTCGCTATGATGATGCGGAGAGACACTTCTACGAACGCATTAACAGCACCTCACACCCAGCACAG GAGCTGGGAGCCAACACCATCCTGCAGGACATAGCCCGGGCCAGAGAGAACATCCAGAAGTCCCTAGCAGGA CTGAAGAATTCGCTGTTACCTAGCAGAGGCTTTGATCAACCCCAGAACCCCCATCCT agtgcAGCTAATGGGGCAGGAGATCAAGGCGAACTCATCACACGGATTAAGAGCCTGGAGCTAGAGAACAACAGTCTGaaccaag tggTGGACGACCTGCGGTTGGCTCTGTCTAAATTGGAGTGTCGGGTAGCGGTGCTGGAGAAATCACCGTCGCCAGCTGCAGCCCCAGTCTCTGCAGCCCCCTGTACAAAT GGAACCTCTGTCCAGCAGCAGAAGACCAGCCCCCCAGTggaggatgaagatgatgatgatgatatggacTTGTTCGGCAGCGATGAAGAGGAGGATGCAGAGGCTGAGCGACTCAAAGAGCAGAGGCTGAAAGAGTATGCAGAGAAGAAGGCAAAGAAACCCACCCTCATCGCAAAGTCCTCCATCCTATTGGACGTCAAGCCT TGGGATGATGAGACAGACATGGCTAAGCTGGAGGAATGTGTGAGGTCTGTTGTTGCTGACGGTCTACTTTGGGGTCAATCTAAGCTTGTTCCTGTGGGTTATGGTATCCGGAAGCTACAGATCCAGTGTGTTGTCGAGGACGACAAGGTCGGGACAGACCTGCTAGAGGAGGAGATTACAAAGTTCGAGGACTTT GTCCAGAGTGTTGACGTAGCAGCCTTCAACAAGATCTGA
- the eef1db gene encoding eukaryotic translation elongation factor 1 delta b (guanine nucleotide exchange protein) isoform X1 → MMPQRNPLCSAMDQSDPDLPSRRCQVDCTTEVAVEGGQRNRGGAASSSPESSSVNGDGNGKRSGKRRRRRKRSAQPDNRPAPVAMMTPPPGQEKGEEPQLCQKGSSHISPDPAPDSPGAVLLGLRSECGSVWFDRSVYEQAESLYQCWLAHSANGSMTRPIGSPPTLTTDNHPASPQPSLSPSPQALNHPSNHPPIVAKEHCIVAEPLQPAAPEFLALPANSPSTPATPDEGYLSLAQTPQAASTSPLTPAPGQPVNGLPCLPMELLRDVWLEKPLYDRAEAAFYQSLYGNNRSPTGNNLGGGVSTSRTNPNAPSTSRGSGDHPQRLVEEEEEEGEEEEVVEEEAVVSQGKLEVFHALRTIQEEEEPADVAQEEGGAMSMGGVCYFLHPDSERVWLEQRRYEAAESRFYSYRQIVPAESTVADREEGARGQEDAVVSATLLPQPSSVACTGPLRDNTMSSAVDYFVQEKIWFDKPRYDDAERHFYERINSTSHPAQELGANTILQDIARARENIQKSLAGLKNSLLPSRGFDQPQNPHPSAANGAGDQGELITRIKSLELENNSLNQVVDDLRLALSKLECRVAVLEKSPSPAAAPVSAAPCTNGTSVQQQKTSPPVEDEDDDDDMDLFGSDEEEDAEAERLKEQRLKEYAEKKAKKPTLIAKSSILLDVKPWDDETDMAKLEECVRSVVADGLLWGQSKLVPVGYGIRKLQIQCVVEDDKVGTDLLEEEITKFEDFVQSVDVAAFNKI, encoded by the exons ATGATGCCTCAAAGGAACCCCTTGTGTTCAGCAATGGATCAGTCCGATCCTGATCTCCCTTCCAGACGCTGCCAGGTGGACTGTACCACTGAGGTGGCAGTGGAGGGAGGTCAGAGGAACAGGGGTGGTGCTGCTTCGTCCTCCCCAGAGAGTAGCAGTGTGAATGGAGACGGCAATGGGAAACGCAGTGGGAAGAGGCGCCGTCGTCGCAAACGCTCCGCTCAACCCGATAACCGCCCGGCTCCTGTTGCCATGATGACTCCACCACCTGgccaggagaaaggggaggagccCCAGCTTTGCCAGAAGGGCAGTAGCCACATCTCTCCCGACCCTGCTCCTGACTCCCCCGGCGCGGTCCTGCTCGGCCTGCGGTCTGAGTGTGGTTCAGTGTGGTTTGACCGCAGTGTGTATGAGCAGGCTGAGAGTCTGTATCAGTGCTGGTTGGCACACTCTGCCAACGGGTCGATGACACGGCCCATCGGCTCACCCCCAACCCTGACGACTGACAACCACCCCGCCTCCCCTCAACCCTCACTATCACCCTCACCCCAAGCCCTGAACCACCCCAGCAACCATCCACCCATAGTTGCCAAAGAGCATTGCATTGTTGCAGAGCCACTGCAGCCAGCAGCCCCAGAATTCCTAGCCCTCCCTGCCAACAGCCCCAGCACACCAGCCACGCCAGATGAGGGGTACCTGTCCCTGGCCCAGACCCCCCAGGCAGCCTCCACATCTCCACTGACCCCGGCCCCTGGCCAGCCAGTGAATGGGCTTCCCTGTCTCCCCATGGAGCTACTGAGGGACGTGTGGCTGGAGAAACCTCTCTACGACCGGGCCGAGGCAGCCTTCTACCAGAGCCTCTATGGAAACAACCGCTCTCCCACCGGCAACAACCTGGGTGGTGGAGTTTCCACCTCACGTACCAACCCCAACGCTCCCTCAACCTCCAGAGGAAGTGGAGACCACCCACAGCGTCTtgttgaagaagaagaagaggagggggaggaggaagaagtgGTAGAAGAAGAAGCCGTGGTCTCACAGGGGAAGCTCGAAGTCTTCCACGCTCTGCGCACcattcaggaggaggaggagcctgcTGACGTCGCACAGGAGGAAGGTGGGGCCATGTCGATGGGAGGAGTCTGCTACTTCCTGCATCCAGACAGCGAGAGGGTTTGGCTGGAGCAGAGACGCTACGAGGCAGCAGAGAGCCGTTTCTACAGTTACCGTCAGATTGTACCTGCTGAGTCAACAgtagcagacagagaggagggggctcGTGGGCAAGAAGATGCTGTGGTGTCGGCAACATTGTTACCACAACCGTCATCGGTCGCCTGCACCGGCCCTCTGAGGGACAA CACCATGAGTTCAGCAGTAGACTACTTTGTCCAGGAGAAGATCTGGTTTGATAAGCCTCGCTATGATGATGCGGAGAGACACTTCTACGAACGCATTAACAGCACCTCACACCCAGCACAG GAGCTGGGAGCCAACACCATCCTGCAGGACATAGCCCGGGCCAGAGAGAACATCCAGAAGTCCCTAGCAGGA CTGAAGAATTCGCTGTTACCTAGCAGAGGCTTTGATCAACCCCAGAACCCCCATCCT agtgcAGCTAATGGGGCAGGAGATCAAGGCGAACTCATCACACGGATTAAGAGCCTGGAGCTAGAGAACAACAGTCTGaaccaag tggTGGACGACCTGCGGTTGGCTCTGTCTAAATTGGAGTGTCGGGTAGCGGTGCTGGAGAAATCACCGTCGCCAGCTGCAGCCCCAGTCTCTGCAGCCCCCTGTACAAAT GGAACCTCTGTCCAGCAGCAGAAGACCAGCCCCCCAGTggaggatgaagatgatgatgatgatatggacTTGTTCGGCAGCGATGAAGAGGAGGATGCAGAGGCTGAGCGACTCAAAGAGCAGAGGCTGAAAGAGTATGCAGAGAAGAAGGCAAAGAAACCCACCCTCATCGCAAAGTCCTCCATCCTATTGGACGTCAAGCCT TGGGATGATGAGACAGACATGGCTAAGCTGGAGGAATGTGTGAGGTCTGTTGTTGCTGACGGTCTACTTTGGGGTCAATCTAAGCTTGTTCCTGTGGGTTATGGTATCCGGAAGCTACAGATCCAGTGTGTTGTCGAGGACGACAAGGTCGGGACAGACCTGCTAGAGGAGGAGATTACAAAGTTCGAGGACTTT GTCCAGAGTGTTGACGTAGCAGCCTTCAACAAGATCTGA
- the eef1db gene encoding eukaryotic translation elongation factor 1 delta b (guanine nucleotide exchange protein) isoform X2 has product MDQSDPDLPSRRCQVDCTTEVAVEGGQRNRGGAASSSPESSSVNGDGNGKRSGKRRRRRKRSAQPDNRPAPVAMMTPPPGQEKGEEPQLCQKGSSHISPDPAPDSPGAVLLGLRSECGSVWFDRSVYEQAESLYQCWLAHSANGSMTRPIGSPPTLTTDNHPASPQPSLSPSPQALNHPSNHPPIVAKEHCIVAEPLQPAAPEFLALPANSPSTPATPDEGYLSLAQTPQAASTSPLTPAPGQPVNGLPCLPMELLRDVWLEKPLYDRAEAAFYQSLYGNNRSPTGNNLGGGVSTSRTNPNAPSTSRGSGDHPQRLVEEEEEEGEEEEVVEEEAVVSQGKLEVFHALRTIQEEEEPADVAQEEGGAMSMGGVCYFLHPDSERVWLEQRRYEAAESRFYSYRQIVPAESTVADREEGARGQEDAVVSATLLPQPSSVACTGPLRDNTMSSAVDYFVQEKIWFDKPRYDDAERHFYERINSTSHPAQELGANTILQDIARARENIQKSLAGSAANGAGDQGELITRIKSLELENNSLNQVVDDLRLALSKLECRVAVLEKSPSPAAAPVSAAPCTNGTSVQQQKTSPPVEDEDDDDDMDLFGSDEEEDAEAERLKEQRLKEYAEKKAKKPTLIAKSSILLDVKPWDDETDMAKLEECVRSVVADGLLWGQSKLVPVGYGIRKLQIQCVVEDDKVGTDLLEEEITKFEDFVQSVDVAAFNKI; this is encoded by the exons ATGGATCAGTCCGATCCTGATCTCCCTTCCAGACGCTGCCAGGTGGACTGTACCACTGAGGTGGCAGTGGAGGGAGGTCAGAGGAACAGGGGTGGTGCTGCTTCGTCCTCCCCAGAGAGTAGCAGTGTGAATGGAGACGGCAATGGGAAACGCAGTGGGAAGAGGCGCCGTCGTCGCAAACGCTCCGCTCAACCCGATAACCGCCCGGCTCCTGTTGCCATGATGACTCCACCACCTGgccaggagaaaggggaggagccCCAGCTTTGCCAGAAGGGCAGTAGCCACATCTCTCCCGACCCTGCTCCTGACTCCCCCGGCGCGGTCCTGCTCGGCCTGCGGTCTGAGTGTGGTTCAGTGTGGTTTGACCGCAGTGTGTATGAGCAGGCTGAGAGTCTGTATCAGTGCTGGTTGGCACACTCTGCCAACGGGTCGATGACACGGCCCATCGGCTCACCCCCAACCCTGACGACTGACAACCACCCCGCCTCCCCTCAACCCTCACTATCACCCTCACCCCAAGCCCTGAACCACCCCAGCAACCATCCACCCATAGTTGCCAAAGAGCATTGCATTGTTGCAGAGCCACTGCAGCCAGCAGCCCCAGAATTCCTAGCCCTCCCTGCCAACAGCCCCAGCACACCAGCCACGCCAGATGAGGGGTACCTGTCCCTGGCCCAGACCCCCCAGGCAGCCTCCACATCTCCACTGACCCCGGCCCCTGGCCAGCCAGTGAATGGGCTTCCCTGTCTCCCCATGGAGCTACTGAGGGACGTGTGGCTGGAGAAACCTCTCTACGACCGGGCCGAGGCAGCCTTCTACCAGAGCCTCTATGGAAACAACCGCTCTCCCACCGGCAACAACCTGGGTGGTGGAGTTTCCACCTCACGTACCAACCCCAACGCTCCCTCAACCTCCAGAGGAAGTGGAGACCACCCACAGCGTCTtgttgaagaagaagaagaggagggggaggaggaagaagtgGTAGAAGAAGAAGCCGTGGTCTCACAGGGGAAGCTCGAAGTCTTCCACGCTCTGCGCACcattcaggaggaggaggagcctgcTGACGTCGCACAGGAGGAAGGTGGGGCCATGTCGATGGGAGGAGTCTGCTACTTCCTGCATCCAGACAGCGAGAGGGTTTGGCTGGAGCAGAGACGCTACGAGGCAGCAGAGAGCCGTTTCTACAGTTACCGTCAGATTGTACCTGCTGAGTCAACAgtagcagacagagaggagggggctcGTGGGCAAGAAGATGCTGTGGTGTCGGCAACATTGTTACCACAACCGTCATCGGTCGCCTGCACCGGCCCTCTGAGGGACAA CACCATGAGTTCAGCAGTAGACTACTTTGTCCAGGAGAAGATCTGGTTTGATAAGCCTCGCTATGATGATGCGGAGAGACACTTCTACGAACGCATTAACAGCACCTCACACCCAGCACAG GAGCTGGGAGCCAACACCATCCTGCAGGACATAGCCCGGGCCAGAGAGAACATCCAGAAGTCCCTAGCAGGA agtgcAGCTAATGGGGCAGGAGATCAAGGCGAACTCATCACACGGATTAAGAGCCTGGAGCTAGAGAACAACAGTCTGaaccaag tggTGGACGACCTGCGGTTGGCTCTGTCTAAATTGGAGTGTCGGGTAGCGGTGCTGGAGAAATCACCGTCGCCAGCTGCAGCCCCAGTCTCTGCAGCCCCCTGTACAAAT GGAACCTCTGTCCAGCAGCAGAAGACCAGCCCCCCAGTggaggatgaagatgatgatgatgatatggacTTGTTCGGCAGCGATGAAGAGGAGGATGCAGAGGCTGAGCGACTCAAAGAGCAGAGGCTGAAAGAGTATGCAGAGAAGAAGGCAAAGAAACCCACCCTCATCGCAAAGTCCTCCATCCTATTGGACGTCAAGCCT TGGGATGATGAGACAGACATGGCTAAGCTGGAGGAATGTGTGAGGTCTGTTGTTGCTGACGGTCTACTTTGGGGTCAATCTAAGCTTGTTCCTGTGGGTTATGGTATCCGGAAGCTACAGATCCAGTGTGTTGTCGAGGACGACAAGGTCGGGACAGACCTGCTAGAGGAGGAGATTACAAAGTTCGAGGACTTT GTCCAGAGTGTTGACGTAGCAGCCTTCAACAAGATCTGA